A single genomic interval of Cucumis sativus cultivar 9930 chromosome 7, Cucumber_9930_V3, whole genome shotgun sequence harbors:
- the LOC101204068 gene encoding putative HVA22-like protein g isoform X2, with protein sequence MAFGYVYPAYECFKTVERRPLEIFQLLFWCHYWIIVALLTVFERVGDPLISWLPLYNEAKLAFFIYLWHPKTKGATYMFDVVLQPFISKHEAKIDRCLVELRLKTADIAALFWHKTTSCSQTTLLDLLRNVSWMPTSQTCHNQHWHNLKKDETELVGKTTKCVSTMENRVAADDSKKKVSYDEQLSKSKRRKWRVFNFICVK encoded by the exons ATGGCTTTTGGGTATGTCTATCCTGCTTATGAGTGCTTCAAGACTGTGGAGAGGAGGCCATTAGAGATATTCCAACTTCTGTTTTGGTGCCATTATTG GATCATTGTTGCTTTGCTTACAGTATTTGAAAGAGTGGGAGACCCTTTGATTTCATG GCTGCCACTGTACAATGAAGCAAAGCTAGCATTCTTTATATATCTTTGGCATCCTAAAACAAAA GGAGCAACATATATGTTTGATGTTGTTCTTCAGCCATTTATATCGAAACATGAAGCAAAAATTGATCGTTGCCTTGTTGAACTAAGGCTCAAGACAGCAGACATTGCAGCCTTGTTTTGGCACAAAACTACTAGTTGCAGCCAGACAACATTACTCGACTTGCTTCGTAATGTTTCGTGGATGCCCACATCACAGACTTGTCATAATCAG CATTGGCACAATCTCAAGAAGGATGAAACGGAACTAGTGGGAAAGACAACAAAATGTGTATCAACTATGGAAAATAGAGTTGCTGCAGATGATTCCAAGAAGAAGGTAAGTTACGATGAACAATTGTCGAAATCCAAACGTCGAAAATGGCGAgtttttaacttcatttgtgtCAAATAA
- the LOC101204304 gene encoding auxin-responsive protein SAUR21, translated as MGIRLPEIILHAKQITHRAAAPSHRQVGYEVTKHRSSFSDVPKGHFVVYVGEEEEDRKRFVVPLSYLKNPLFQELLSKAADEFGFDNHFGGITIPCAQDQFLGLTSRLNRLIS; from the coding sequence ATGGGTATTCGTCTGCCGGAGATCATTCTTCACGCCAAGCAAATAACTCACCGTGCGGCGGCGCCGTCGCACCGGCAAGTTGGGTATGAAGTTACGAAGCATCGATCGTCGTTTTCCGATGTTCCGAAAGGCCATTTTGTGGTCTATGttggagaggaagaagaagacaggAAGCGATTTGTTGTGCCATTGTCGTACTTGAAGAATCCCCTGTTTCAAGAACTGTTGAGTAAAGCTGCTGACGAGTTTGGATTTGACAATCACTTCGGTGGGATTACGATTCCTTGTGCTCAGGATCAATTTTTGGGTTTAACTTCTCGGTTGAATAGACTCATTAGTTGA
- the LOC101204068 gene encoding putative HVA22-like protein g isoform X1 → MMGSFISKILLMAFGYVYPAYECFKTVERRPLEIFQLLFWCHYWIIVALLTVFERVGDPLISWLPLYNEAKLAFFIYLWHPKTKGATYMFDVVLQPFISKHEAKIDRCLVELRLKTADIAALFWHKTTSCSQTTLLDLLRNVSWMPTSQTCHNQHWHNLKKDETELVGKTTKCVSTMENRVAADDSKKKVSYDEQLSKSKRRKWRVFNFICVK, encoded by the exons ATGATGGGTTCTTTCATATCAAAGATTCTTCT AATGGCTTTTGGGTATGTCTATCCTGCTTATGAGTGCTTCAAGACTGTGGAGAGGAGGCCATTAGAGATATTCCAACTTCTGTTTTGGTGCCATTATTG GATCATTGTTGCTTTGCTTACAGTATTTGAAAGAGTGGGAGACCCTTTGATTTCATG GCTGCCACTGTACAATGAAGCAAAGCTAGCATTCTTTATATATCTTTGGCATCCTAAAACAAAA GGAGCAACATATATGTTTGATGTTGTTCTTCAGCCATTTATATCGAAACATGAAGCAAAAATTGATCGTTGCCTTGTTGAACTAAGGCTCAAGACAGCAGACATTGCAGCCTTGTTTTGGCACAAAACTACTAGTTGCAGCCAGACAACATTACTCGACTTGCTTCGTAATGTTTCGTGGATGCCCACATCACAGACTTGTCATAATCAG CATTGGCACAATCTCAAGAAGGATGAAACGGAACTAGTGGGAAAGACAACAAAATGTGTATCAACTATGGAAAATAGAGTTGCTGCAGATGATTCCAAGAAGAAGGTAAGTTACGATGAACAATTGTCGAAATCCAAACGTCGAAAATGGCGAgtttttaacttcatttgtgtCAAATAA
- the LOC101203821 gene encoding auxin-responsive protein SAUR21: MGIHLTGIANAKQKLQRTFSGKYGIGSAVTTNNVPKGHFAVYVGETQKKRFVVPIWYLNHPLFKDLLNLAEEEFGFDHPMGGLTIPCTEDYFISLTSALNCS; encoded by the coding sequence ATGGGAATTCATTTGACAGGAATAGCAAATGCAAAGCAAAAGTTACAAAGAACATTCTCAGGGAAATACGGGATTGGATCGGCGGTGACGACGAATAATGTTCCTAAAGGACATTTTGCAGTTTATGTAGGAGAAACACAGAAGAAGAGGTTTGTAGTTCCAATATGGTACCTGAATCATCCATTGTTTAAGGATTTGTTAAACCTTGCGGAAGAGGAATTTGGATTCGATCATCCAATGGGTGGACTTACGATTCCTTGCACCGAAGATTACTTCATCAGCTTAACTTCAGCCCTGAATTGTTCATAA